The Sandaracinus amylolyticus genomic interval AGCGCTTCCTCGCGCGCGTGGCCCGGCGCGACGTGGCGGGTGCTGAGGTCGGTGCCCGCGGGGACCGCGGTGGTCGGGTCGTCGGGCTTCAGGTAGACGACGCGCACCGTGGGCTCGCGGCGGCGCGGCGCGTTGAGCGCGGGCATCGTCGCGGGGCGAGGGCGCACGCTCTTGCTCGCGCCGCGCGCCGGGCTGACTCGCGCGGGGCGCGCGCGCTCGCTCTGGTCGACGATCGTCGTCAGCGCGACCTCGAGCACCTTCATCAGGTGCTTGCCGGTGTCCTCGGGGTTGCGCGGGCGGACGTACTGCGTGGTCGGCTCGCGCGCCTCGAAGTCGTCGCTCTCGAGCGCCTTGCGCGCTTCCTCCGCGGGCAGCTCGGGGATCAGCGTGCGGACCTTCGCGTTCACCGCGATCTCGAAGCGCCCCGAGTCCCAACCGAAGACGTGTGTGAGGTCTCCGTCCTCGCGCCCGTCGACCCGGATCGCGAGCAGCTCGCCCGCTTCGTAGACGAGCTCGACGCGCTCGCCCTCGTGGTCGAGCTTGAGGGTGCCGGTGAGGCCCGCCTGCTCGCAGTAGTTCATCAGGTCCGCGGGGACGTGCACCGAGAGCGAGCCGACGCGGTGGCGATCGTCGCCCTGCGAGACCGGCAGCACGGGCAGGCGCTGGTGCACCACGAAGATGCCGCCGCGCATCGCGAGCAGGCGCTCGACGGGGTCACTGCCGTCGGGGAGCGGATCCTGGTCGAGCGCGATCTGTCCCGCGATGAGCTCGACCTCACCGGTCAGCTTCGTTCCGTCCTCGCTCGTCGCGGTGAAGCGGAGGCGGCCGGTGATGCGGCGAGCCTCGATCTCGCGAAGGATGTCGAGGACGCCATCCGGGGGGATCTCCCCGGACATCGCGGGTTCGGTCGCCATCCAGACTCCGCATTGGGATCGAGCGGGGGTCCGGTGTCAAGCGCTTGTCTCGGCGTCGGATCGAGCGTCCAATGCGCGCGATGTCGCGTCTGGCTCGGTGTGCGCTCGTGGCGCTCGTGATGGTCGGTTGCGGGCCTTCTGCGTCGTCGTCGTCGTCCCCCGACACGAGCGCGGGCGGCGAGGAGACGGCGGGCCCGGAGAGCTGCGAGACGCTGCGCGCGCAGGAGGCGGAGACGCGGGCGGCGGTCGAGTCGTGCCGGGCGTCGACGCCGCTGCCGGAGTGGGCGCTGCGCGACGACTTCGAGTGGCTCGAGGAGGCGATCGGAGCGCGGCTCGATGCGGCGCGACGCGGCGAGGAGGTCTCGACCGGCGTGGTGCAGATGCAGGAGATCGCGGAGCACGTGTGGGCGCTGCTCGACGAGGTGCCGGAGGCGCAGCGCGACGCGGCGCTGCTCGGGCGCGTGGAGGACGGCGCGGAGGCGCTGATGCACCCGCACACCGCGGAGGGACGGCAGGAGGCGCTGGCGCAGGTCGCGGGCGCGCTGGGCGCGCTGCGCGAGCGGCTGGAGCCGGCGCCGCCGGCGGATGCGTGCGAAGGGCCGGCGCGGGAGGCGGCGGCGGCGTGGATGGCGGTGCAGGCGGCGTGCGGGGAGGAGTGAGTCGGCGGACGGCCGTCGCCGATCACGACCACGACCGCGACCACGACCACGACCACGTCGACGTGGACGGCGACGGGAACGACGCTCAGCGGAGCCAGCGGCGCGATGGGTCGCGGCGATCGACCGGCCAGGCGCGGTAAGCGCTGCGATCGACGCGGGTCGCCACCAACAGGTTGTGGCAGACGATCTCGAGGTCCGCGGTGCTCCACAGATCGTCGGCGTGACCGTGCGACGCGTGGTCGATCGCGATCTGCGCCGCGAGCGTGACCACGAGGCCGCTCATCGGAGGGATCGACGCGCCGAGCGTCGCGAGCACGCTCTGCAGGCGCGCGAGCACCGACTTGCCGCCGACCGCGTGCGCGCCGACGAGCACCGCCGCGGGCTTGCCGAGCCAGAGCGCGGTGCCCTCGCTGGGCGTCGCCTCTTCGAGGAACCGCTGCAGGTGCGACGATGGGCCGTCCCAGTAGGTGCCGGTCACGAGCACGAACGCGTCGGCGAGCGCGAGCGCGTCGCGATGCGGCGCGAACCCGGGCGTCGACGCGAGCGTGACGAGCTCGACGTCGGCGTGGGGCTCGAGGTGCGGCAGCGCGTGCGCGAGCAGCGCGGCGCTGTTGCCGTCCTCTCCGCCGAGGCCAGCCTGGATCGCGAGGATGCGCGGGCGGTGCATGGTCGGGCGCGAGGGTCGCGCATCGATGCGGTGCTCGTCACCCCTCGATCGGACGGGCGATCGTCGGGCTGGATCCCGAGCGCGCGGGCTCGCCGCAAGGCTTCGCGCGCCGGTGTCTCGGCGCGCTTCGAGGAGGGCTCGTTCGATCGCGGGGTGTCGTCGCTCATGTTCGCTGCCGCGCGCGCTCCGGGCGCACCGGGCTCTTCCGCGGTCGTCGCGACTGATCGACGCGTGGATCGCGGCGATGAGCGTCAGGGCGGGCAAGGGAAGTGGTGCGACTGCCACGTCCCGTCGACGCACACGACGCCGACGCCGCAGCACCACGGCGCGCACTCCGCGTTGCCCTCGCACGGCGTGCCCGCCTCGGGGCACGGCGGACGGTTCGGCACGCAGACCCACTCGGGCGGCATGGGCGGCGGCTGCACGCCCTGACAGAGCGGCGGGCGGCCGCAATAGCACTCGCCCTCGGGGTACGTGCACTGGAGGACGCGCTCGCCCTCGCACGACGGGCCGGGCGCGTCGAAGGTCGCGGGGCATTCGCTCGGCGCGGGCTCGGTCGGCGTGACCTCCTCGGTCTCGCTGCCCGCGGCGGGCTCGGTCGACGACGATGGATCCGTCGCGGGCGAGCCGCCGCACGCGACGAGGAGAACGAGCCACCCGAGCGATCGCCGCATCGCGCGATGATAGCGGCACGTGTCCCGCGCGAGGGGGATCACGCCCCCAGGGCCGGGATCCGCGGCCCCCACGCCGATCCGCGCGATCTCCGCGAAACGCGTCCTCCGCGGAGGGGCACGATGCTTGCGATTGCACGCATGACGTCTCGCCAGGAGAGTGGCTCGATGCGTGTGTCTCGTGTGCTCGCGATCTGCCTCGCGCTCGCCGCGTGCTCGAACGGAACGATCGAAGGCGATCCGCGCGACGTCGACGGCGGCGGGCTGGGTCCATCGGGCGACGGCGCGATCGCGCGCACCGACGGAGGCGGCGGCGGGGGCGACGAGGACGCGTCGACCGGCCCGGCGCCGGTGCCGGTGGGGACGATCGCGGAGCTGCTCGTCCCGTTCGATGCGAACCGCGCGGACCTCGTCGGGCCCGACGATCACTCGGCGATGTACGGCAAGAGCCCGGAGATCGTGCCGGTGCCCGCCGGCGCCGAGCTCGACCTGCTGGTGCAGGACCACGCGAGCGACGAGACCCCGCGCGCGATGATCCTGCGGCTCACGCCCGACGGCGACGACCTCGTGATCACGCGCGCGATCGAAGCGCCGATCCTCGATCGCGTGATGGGCCTCGCGCGCGACGAGTCGGGCGCGTACTTCGTCGCGAGCGGCGTCGACGAGGCGGGAGCGATCACGCGCGAGAACCCCGCGCCCGGCACGTACCGCGAGGGCATCGTGCGCGTGGTGAAGCTCGATGCCGCGGGCGCGATCGGCTTCGACGTCGACCTCGACACCGGGCGCGCCGACGTGCGCGCGGACGCGGAGCCGCTGATCAACCCGATGGTCGCGGCGAGCGCGCGCCTCGCGTACGGCGACGGCCTGCTCGCGCTCGTGCACGGCAACAACACCGTGCCCGACGGCGGCGGCGTGCGGCACCAGAAGGCCGTCACGACGGTGCTGCGCGCGGACACCGGCGCGGTCACGCGGACCTCGACGATCTGGTGCAGCCACTCGTTCGATCAGCGCCTCGCGCACGACGGCACCGGGTTCGTGGAGATGCACCTCGGCGATGCGTACCCGCGCTTCGTCACGCTCTCGCGCACGACGGCGGAGCGCGTCTCCGACGCGTACCCGCTCTTCCACGTGAAGGGGAACCTCGGCGACAACAACACGCACACCCGGCTCGGCGCGTTCGCCGCGATCGAGGGTGCGGGCGAGATGGGCTGGCTCGCGCTCTTCGCGAGCGAGCACACGACGGGCACGGGCGCGATCGAGGGCGCGTCGCGCGTCGCGGGCGCGCGGGATCTCGCGATCGTGCGGGTGCGTCGCGACTTCGACGCGCGGCGCGCCGACGAGAACGCGTTCCTCGATCCGGCGCTGCCCGATCGCCTCGACGTGACGTCGAGCGGCGAGGCGCGCCAGAACCGCCTGCAGTGGCTCACCGACTACCAGACGAGCGATGGCGGCGCGGTGCACGCGGAGCGCCCGAAGCTCGTCGCGCTCGGCGGTGATCGCTTCGTGGTGCTGTGGGAGCGATGGGCGCGCGGCGATCGCGGCTTCGCGTTCTCGGGCACGTGGGGCATGGTGATCGACGGCTCCGGCGCGACGGTCGTCGGGGCGCGCGAGCTCACCGAGGATCACCTGCCGCGCGGCGATGACGCGTTCCGCCTGGGCGACGACGCGGCGTTCGTGATCGGCGATCGCGAGGCGCGCACGCTTCGGGTGCACCGCGTGAGCGCGTCGCTCGAGCACCGCGTGGTGGTGGTCGAGTAAGCTGCGCGCGAGTGGCGTATCGCGAGCCGAGCGCGAGCGAGGTCGAGCTCGATCGCAGGGTGATCGTGGCGTGGCGCGGCGTGGTGATGGCGACGGTGGTGACCGTCGTCTCCGTGATCACCGCGATGCTCGCGCACCCGATCGCGCTCGGCGCGCTGATCATCGCGTACGTCGCGCTCGCCAAGACCGCATCGCACGCGCGGTGGGTCGCGGTCCACGTCCGTGGCATGCACGTCGTGATTCGCGAGCGCGCGCTCTTCCGGCGCGAGGTGGTGCGCGAGCTCGACGCGAGCGACGTGCGGCGCGTGGGCACCGACGAGCGATGCTCGACGACGATCCTCGCGGCCGACGTGGCGTCGGTCGAGCTGACGACCGCCGACGGGTCGGACTTCGCGATCACCTCGCACCTGCTCGGCGCGTCGCACGCACGCGCCCTCGCGTCGCGGATCGCCGAGCACTTCGCGCTGGGAAGGACGACGGTGCGCGAGCGGCCCTGCGATCCGAGCCAGCGTGCTCACCGGCGCTTGGGGTGGGTCGGGGTGTTGCCCGTGCTCGTGATCGTCGGGATCGCGTGGTCGATCTCGGCGTATCGCGAGGATGCGAGCGAGGGGCGGCTCGCGCTCGTCTGCCGCGAGCGGTGCGTGTTCGGCGGGATCACGTGCTTGCCCGGCGGGACGCTCGAGGGCAGCTACGCGCCGGGCTCGTACGCCGTCGCGCTCGAGGATCGCGTGGTGCAGGTGCCGGTCGTCGCCGGGCATCGCACCACGTTCGAGTGCCGTCACGACGCGGGAATCCCGACCCCGGTGCCCGACCGTTGAATCGACGACCGGAGTGCTCGGCCGCGGCGCGCGCGCACGGGACCGCGCAGAGCGCGCGGACGGAAGCGCACGACGTGGACGAGCCGATGATGGATTGCCCCGCGCCGTCCGGCGCGACAAACCAGCGCGCTCGGAGGTGCTCGTGCCGAAGCGGATCGGGGCTCTCGTCGCAGGAGCGTGGCTCACGCTCACGATCCTGGCGTGCATGACCGAGGCGCCCGACGACGAATGCGACGTGGGCTCGGAGGGCTGCGCGTGCACGTCGGGCGACGGCTGCGATCCCGGGCTCCAGTGCGTGATGGACGTCTGCCGCGAGCCCTGCGACGGCGGTTCCTGCGCGCGCGATGCGGGCACCCGACGCGACTCGGGGCGCCCCTCGAGCGGCACCTGCACCGGCACCGTCGACGCGTGCTGGCAGGGCTGCATCTCGAGCGGCACGTCGACGGCGGCGTGCCGCGCGGCATGTGATCTCGGGGACGCGTACGGGTGCTACGCGCTGTGCGTCGACAACGGCGACGACACCGGCACCTGCCGGAGCGTGTGCGGCGCGTCGGGCGCGATCGCGGAGCTCGGCTGCGCGGAGACGTGCATCGCGCGCGGCGTCGCGACCGCGACGTGCAAGGGCCTCTGCGGGCTCACGAGCGACTGCGGCGAGGTCGGGTGCGCGGGCGTGTGCCTGCGTCAGGGCGACGACGTCGTGAGCTGCAAGAACGTGTGCGGGTTCACGACCGAGCGCGGTCGCGAGGCGTGCCACGCGGTGTGCGGCGAGCGCGGTGAGGCGCCGGCGACGTGCTCGGCGCTCTGCGGGTGACGGAGCCGCGCTGGTTCCGAGCGGTTTCGAGGTGTTAGGGTCCGACGCGATGTCGCGCCTGCAGGCAGTTCGCGAGTCTCTGGTCGCAGTGTCCCGGCGGTACAGCCGCGTGGCCGACGAGGTCGAGGACCTCGCCCACGACATCATCGTGTCCGCCTTGCAGCGCGGGCTTCCCCTCGACGGCGAGGTGTTCCTGCGCAGCGCTCACGGCGCGGCGCGACGTCACGCCGCCTTCCTCGCGCGCAGCGCCGTTCGCCGGCGGGCGCGCGAGCTCCGCATCGTCGCAGAAGAGCACGACGGCGCGACGGACACGCACGACGTCGAAGGCGCGCCGCTGTCCGAGCTCACCCCGACGCTGCGCACGACGCTGTTGCTGCTCTTCCTCGGGCTCGAGAAGGCGGAGCTCCGCGCCGCGCTCGGCGTGAACGACGCGGCGCTGCGCAAGAGGCTCCAGTCGCTGCGGGAGCTCGGCCCGCTCGCTCGCCCCGAGCTTCCGACGCCCAGCCGGACCCCGGCGGTCGTCCGAGCGCGCCGCGCGCAGGTCGACGTGCTCCCTCGGCTCGAGGCGACGCGCGCCGGCGACGTCGGTCGGGTCCTGGGAGCCAGCGATCCCGACGGTCACGGGCTGATCTTCGCCGAGGCGCTCACAGCGGGACGGGCCACGGCAACGAGCGGGAAAGCCTCCGATGCGCCCCCCGCGGGCGGTCGGACCCGTGAAAGAGGAAGCTCATGCTCAACGGTCAGCTCAAGAACGTCGCCATCGTCTTCGTCGTGACGGACCTCGCGCGCACCCACCGCTTCTACTCCAAGACCCTCGGGATCCCGTTCGAGGTCGAAGATTTCGAGAACGGCTACCTCCAGGCGCGCCTGCCGGGTGACGTCGAGCTCGTGTTCTTGCCTGGCGACGCAGCGCGCGGCGCGACCCCGCAGGTGGTCTTCGGGCTCGCGCGCGGCGGCATCGACACGATGGTCGCGTCGCTCGCCGCGGCCGGCGTGGAGCTCGTCACGCCGGTGTCCGAAGCGCCCGGCGGATGGTCCGCGGAGCTCAAGGACCCCGACGGACACATCCTCTCGCTCTACCAGGACGGCTCGCTGCCGCGCTGAGCACCAGCACGAAGGGCGCTACGGATTCCGTAGCGCCCTTCGTCGTTCAGAAGTGAGTCGGGCTCACTTGCGGTCGAGCAGCTTGGCGAACGGATTGTTCGCGAACTGCTTCGGCGGCGGGCCCTTCTGCTGCGGGCCTCCACCACCACGCTGCGGGCCGCCGCGCTGCGGGCCGCCGGGCGCGCGCGCGCCGCCGTGCTGGTTGCCCTGGCGCGGGCCCTTGCTCGCTTCGTCGTGCATGCGCGCGCTCAGCGAGATGCGCTTCCGCGCCAGGTCCACCTCGAGCACCTTCACCGTGAGCTTGTCGCCGACCTTCACGACCTCGCTCGGGTCCTTGATGAAGCGGTCGCTCAGCTTGCTCACGTGCACGAGGCCGTCCTGGTGCACGCCGAGATCGACGAACGCGCCGAACGCCGTGACGTTCGTGACCACGCCCTCGAGGATCATGCCCTCCTTGAGGTCCGTGATCTCCATGACGTCGTCGCGGAACTTCGGCGGCTCGAAGCTCGCGCGCGGATCGCGCCCCGGCTTGCCCAGCTCCGCGACGATGTCGCGCAGCGTCGGCTCGCCCACGCCCTCGCCCACGTACTTCTGGATGTCGATCTTCTTCGCGAGATCGGTGTTGCCCACGAGCTCCGCGAGCGACACGCCCATGTCCTTCGCGATGCGCTCGACCAGCGCGTAGCGCTCGGGGTGCACCGCGCTCGAGTCGAGCGGGTTCGCCGCGCCGTGCACCCGGAGGAAGCCCGCGCACTGCTCGAACGCGCGCGGCCCGAGCCCGCTCACCTCGAGGACCTGCTGGCGCGACGTGAACGCGCCCTTCTCCTCGCGGTGCTTCACGATCTTCTTCGCGAGCGAGCCGCCGATGCCCGCGACGTACGCGAGCAGCGACGCGCTCGCGGTGTTGAGCTCCACGCCGACGTGGTTCACGCAGCTCTCGACGACCTCGCCGAGCTTCCGCGCGAGCAGCGGCTGGTGCACGTCGTGCTGGTACTGCCCCACGCCGATCGACTTGGGATCGACCTTCACCAGCTCGGCGAGCGGATCTTGGAGGCGACGCGCGATCGAGATCGCGCCGCGCACCGTGAGGTCGAGCTCGGGGAACTCCTCGCGCGCGACGTCGCTCGCCGAGTAGACGCTCGCGCCCGACTCGCTCACCGGCACGACCACCACGTCCGTGATGCCCGCCTCCTTGAGCGTCTTCTTCACGAACGACTCGGTCTCGCGGCCCGCGGTGCCGTTGCCGATCGCGATCGCGAAGGGCGTGTGGCGCTTCACGAGCGTGAGCAGCACGCGCTTCGCATCCTCCTCGCGCGCCGCGCCCTGCGACGGGTAGATCGTGTCGTTGACCAGGAACTTCCCGGTCGAGTCCACCACCGCGACCTTGCACCCGGTGCGCAGACCGGGGTCGATCCCGATGACGCTCTTGGTCCCGAGCGGCGCGCTGAGCAGCAGGTTGCGCAGGTTGTCCGCGAACACGTCGACGGCGCTGCGATCGCTCTTGAGCTTCAGGTCGACGCGCACGTCGTTCTCGACGCTCGGCGCGAGCAGGCGCTTGAACGCGTCCGCGATCGCCGCGCTCATCTCGCCGCACCACGGCGAGCCGCGATCGACCTTCATCACGTTCTCGAGGCGCGGCACCACGCGCTCGCCGTCGACCTCGATCGACGCGCGGAGGATCCCCTCGCGCTCACCACGACGGATCGCGAGGAAGCGATGCGAAGGGATCTCCGCGATCGGCTCGCGCCACTCGTAGTACTGCTCGAACTTCGTCGGCTCCTTGATCTTGTCGGGCACGCCCTCGCTGACGAGG includes:
- a CDS encoding NAD(P)H-dependent oxidoreductase, with the translated sequence MHRPRILAIQAGLGGEDGNSAALLAHALPHLEPHADVELVTLASTPGFAPHRDALALADAFVLVTGTYWDGPSSHLQRFLEEATPSEGTALWLGKPAAVLVGAHAVGGKSVLARLQSVLATLGASIPPMSGLVVTLAAQIAIDHASHGHADDLWSTADLEIVCHNLLVATRVDRSAYRAWPVDRRDPSRRWLR
- a CDS encoding VOC family protein gives rise to the protein MLNGQLKNVAIVFVVTDLARTHRFYSKTLGIPFEVEDFENGYLQARLPGDVELVFLPGDAARGATPQVVFGLARGGIDTMVASLAAAGVELVTPVSEAPGGWSAELKDPDGHILSLYQDGSLPR
- a CDS encoding Tex family protein; protein product: MSETSTKPQAFDPVPFISQELNLPPRGVAAVVKLLEENATVPFIARYRKEVTGGLDEVQIRDIQEKRAYILELEERRASILEEIGKQGKLTDDLKKKILACTTKAALEDLYLPYKPKRRTRATIAREKGLEPLALRILAQSADGDPRVEAQAFVSAEKEVADVAAALAGARDIVAEIVAEHADVRALTREAFEKEGILVSEGVPDKIKEPTKFEQYYEWREPIAEIPSHRFLAIRRGEREGILRASIEVDGERVVPRLENVMKVDRGSPWCGEMSAAIADAFKRLLAPSVENDVRVDLKLKSDRSAVDVFADNLRNLLLSAPLGTKSVIGIDPGLRTGCKVAVVDSTGKFLVNDTIYPSQGAAREEDAKRVLLTLVKRHTPFAIAIGNGTAGRETESFVKKTLKEAGITDVVVVPVSESGASVYSASDVAREEFPELDLTVRGAISIARRLQDPLAELVKVDPKSIGVGQYQHDVHQPLLARKLGEVVESCVNHVGVELNTASASLLAYVAGIGGSLAKKIVKHREEKGAFTSRQQVLEVSGLGPRAFEQCAGFLRVHGAANPLDSSAVHPERYALVERIAKDMGVSLAELVGNTDLAKKIDIQKYVGEGVGEPTLRDIVAELGKPGRDPRASFEPPKFRDDVMEITDLKEGMILEGVVTNVTAFGAFVDLGVHQDGLVHVSKLSDRFIKDPSEVVKVGDKLTVKVLEVDLARKRISLSARMHDEASKGPRQGNQHGGARAPGGPQRGGPQRGGGGPQQKGPPPKQFANNPFAKLLDRK